A DNA window from Iodobacter ciconiae contains the following coding sequences:
- a CDS encoding efflux RND transporter permease subunit: MFSKFFIERPIFSSVISIIIVLAGLAAMRSLPIEQYPGITPPVVSVSAVYPGATPEVIAQTVAAPLEQQINGVEKMIYVQSGSASNGQMNMNVYFEIGTDPDQATINVNNRVSAALAQLPEEVKRQGVTVKKKSTSILSVMTLSSPNNRYDTTYLSNYALLNIIDELKRLPGIGDASLFGGTDYAMRVWLRPDRLAQLGLTPSDVIGAIREQNAQFSAGKIGAQPTTAPIDFTYTVNTQGRLKDVKEFENVIVRSTADGAKIRLKDVARVEMGGKDYDLQARVNGKSAVAVALYLQPGANAVAVAEGIKAKMEELKGRFPDGIEYSIPYDTTEFVKISIEEVVHTLFEAIVLVFIVVYLFLQNFRATLIPCIAVPISLIGTFAGMLMLGFSINLLTLFGMVLAIGIVVDDAIVVLENVERIMSETKCSAKEASIQAMQEVAGPVIAIVLVLCAVFLPVAFMGGMTGVMYKQFAVTIAVSVVISGIVALTLTPALCAILLKNNHSEPAKFFVWFNKSFDRLTNGYVSGVAFLNRRVGVAFVLFAAVLLSIFVLLQKVPGALVPDEDQGTLISSVMLPDASSLNRTTAASDQFEKMLMANKNVENVVSFVGFDILSGAIISNSGIVFSTLKDWKERKDPADSSFALAKVFQGMAYMGMKDGFAATFNPPAIQGMSTTGGIEGYLQNRGTGDTKEFAKAAQRFVDEAKKRPEFASVSTTFRANVPQIYLDLDREKAKALGVSINQVFDTMQATFGQVYVNDFNQFGRTYRVQLQSEADFRARPDDIRNVYVRSDKGDMIPLTSLVQVKTSVGPELVERFNVFQSAKIMAQPAPGISSGQAIKALEEVEASVMGADYKLQWTGSAYQEKAAGSSAALAFGFGIIMVFLILAAQYERWTLPIAVISAVPFALFGALLSVFLTGLTNDVYFQIGLVTLVGLAAKNAILIVEFAVMKHEEGMSLLDSALSAARLRFRPIIMTSLAFILGCLPLVLSSGAGSASRHSLGTPVIGGMLAATFIAIFFIPLFFRLIMKGSEKKTATSPEAGDHHA; this comes from the coding sequence ATGTTTTCGAAATTCTTTATTGAAAGGCCAATCTTCTCCAGCGTGATTTCAATCATCATCGTGCTGGCAGGTCTGGCCGCAATGCGCTCGCTGCCGATCGAACAATACCCGGGCATTACGCCACCCGTAGTTTCTGTTTCTGCCGTTTACCCTGGAGCTACGCCTGAAGTGATCGCTCAAACGGTCGCGGCCCCGCTGGAGCAACAAATCAACGGCGTGGAAAAAATGATTTATGTGCAATCTGGCTCCGCTTCGAACGGCCAGATGAATATGAACGTGTACTTTGAAATTGGTACCGACCCCGATCAGGCCACCATTAACGTCAACAACCGCGTCTCTGCGGCACTGGCGCAATTGCCCGAAGAGGTAAAACGCCAGGGTGTGACGGTTAAAAAGAAATCGACCTCGATTTTAAGCGTGATGACGCTTAGCTCACCCAATAACCGCTATGACACCACCTATCTGTCCAATTACGCCCTACTCAATATTATTGATGAGCTAAAGCGTTTACCTGGCATTGGTGATGCATCACTGTTCGGGGGGACTGATTACGCCATGCGTGTCTGGTTGCGCCCTGATCGTTTAGCCCAGCTCGGGCTGACCCCATCGGATGTAATCGGAGCAATCCGCGAGCAAAATGCGCAATTTTCAGCCGGCAAAATCGGTGCTCAGCCAACCACAGCACCCATCGACTTTACTTATACGGTTAATACACAGGGCCGTCTAAAAGACGTCAAAGAGTTTGAAAACGTCATCGTTCGCTCTACCGCAGACGGCGCAAAAATCCGCCTGAAAGATGTGGCCAGAGTAGAAATGGGGGGGAAAGATTACGATCTGCAAGCCCGTGTAAATGGCAAATCTGCAGTTGCGGTAGCACTCTACCTGCAACCGGGAGCCAACGCAGTTGCAGTCGCTGAGGGTATTAAAGCCAAAATGGAAGAGTTGAAAGGCCGCTTTCCGGACGGCATTGAATACTCCATTCCTTACGACACCACCGAGTTTGTTAAAATCTCCATCGAAGAAGTTGTCCATACCTTGTTTGAAGCCATTGTTCTGGTATTCATCGTGGTTTATCTCTTCTTGCAAAACTTCCGCGCCACACTGATTCCGTGTATCGCCGTACCAATTTCGCTGATTGGTACCTTTGCGGGGATGCTCATGCTGGGCTTTTCGATCAATCTCTTAACCCTGTTCGGGATGGTACTGGCTATTGGTATTGTGGTAGATGACGCCATTGTGGTGCTGGAGAACGTCGAGCGGATTATGAGCGAGACCAAATGCTCGGCCAAAGAAGCCTCAATCCAGGCCATGCAGGAAGTCGCAGGCCCCGTTATTGCCATTGTGCTGGTTCTTTGCGCCGTATTTCTGCCTGTTGCCTTTATGGGCGGCATGACAGGGGTAATGTATAAACAATTCGCAGTAACAATTGCGGTTTCGGTTGTTATCTCGGGGATTGTGGCCTTGACCCTCACCCCGGCGCTTTGTGCCATTTTGTTAAAAAACAATCATAGTGAGCCTGCAAAATTCTTTGTCTGGTTTAACAAAAGTTTTGATCGCCTCACCAATGGCTATGTAAGTGGCGTCGCGTTTCTGAACCGCCGTGTGGGTGTGGCGTTTGTGCTGTTTGCTGCGGTATTGCTGTCGATCTTTGTTCTGCTGCAAAAAGTACCTGGCGCGCTGGTGCCTGACGAAGATCAGGGCACATTAATCAGTTCGGTCATGCTGCCGGACGCCTCTTCACTCAACCGCACAACAGCCGCCAGTGATCAGTTTGAAAAAATGCTGATGGCTAATAAGAATGTTGAAAATGTTGTGTCTTTTGTAGGTTTTGATATCCTTTCCGGCGCCATTATCAGCAATAGCGGCATTGTGTTTTCTACGCTCAAAGACTGGAAAGAACGTAAAGATCCGGCAGACAGCTCATTTGCACTGGCCAAAGTATTCCAGGGCATGGCCTATATGGGCATGAAAGACGGCTTTGCTGCAACATTTAACCCGCCTGCCATTCAGGGGATGTCCACCACGGGCGGGATTGAAGGTTACCTGCAAAACCGCGGCACGGGCGACACTAAAGAGTTTGCCAAAGCGGCGCAGCGCTTTGTAGATGAAGCCAAGAAACGCCCTGAATTTGCCAGTGTTTCAACCACCTTCCGCGCTAATGTACCGCAGATTTACCTTGATCTTGACCGGGAAAAAGCCAAAGCACTCGGTGTAAGCATCAATCAGGTATTTGACACCATGCAGGCCACATTCGGCCAGGTTTATGTCAATGACTTTAACCAGTTTGGCCGCACTTACCGCGTGCAATTGCAATCTGAAGCCGATTTCCGTGCCCGCCCAGATGACATCCGTAATGTGTATGTGCGCTCAGATAAGGGTGACATGATCCCGCTCACCAGCCTTGTGCAAGTCAAAACATCGGTCGGCCCGGAGCTGGTTGAGCGCTTCAATGTGTTTCAGTCAGCCAAAATCATGGCGCAACCTGCACCGGGCATCAGCTCCGGGCAAGCCATTAAAGCACTGGAAGAAGTCGAAGCCAGCGTAATGGGCGCAGATTACAAGCTGCAATGGACAGGCTCGGCCTATCAGGAAAAAGCAGCTGGCTCGTCTGCAGCACTGGCCTTTGGCTTTGGTATCATCATGGTCTTTTTAATTCTGGCTGCACAATACGAGCGCTGGACTTTGCCCATTGCCGTAATCAGCGCGGTACCATTTGCACTGTTTGGTGCCTTGCTATCCGTATTTCTAACCGGCCTGACTAACGATGTTTACTTTCAGATCGGGCTGGTCACGCTGGTGGGGCTGGCTGCAAAAAATGCGATTCTGATCGTAGAGTTTGCCGTCATGAAGCATGAAGAAGGCATGAGCCTGCTTGATTCTGCTCTTTCAGCAGCCCGCCTGCGTTTCAGGCCAATTATCATGACCTCACTTGCATTTATTCTGGGTTGCCTGCCCCTGGTTTTATCCAGCGGTGCAGGCTCGGCCAGCCGTCATTCACTCGGCACCCCCGTAATTGGCGGCATGTTAGCGGCAACCTTTATTGCTATTTTCTTTATTCCGCTTTTCTTCCGTTTGATTATGAAAGGCAGCGAGAAAAAAACCGCAACAAGCCCTGAAGCAGGAGATCATCATGCGTAA
- a CDS encoding efflux RND transporter periplasmic adaptor subunit, whose product MNQGTRSLPNIFRLSALTTLVLLSACGKETGLTAPSPAPVSFIEIKASDVALTKEMVGETAGYRDVEVRSRVNGILLKRTYVEGAQVAAGQVLFEIDPEPYKATLDQAKGQLLQEASKLEKARADRDRITPLFKENAVSRKDYDDAMSAYTSALASNQTAQASVKQAELNLGYTKVTAPFSGTTSKLVQSEGSLISATGDSGRLTTISQLDPLYVNFSYSEQDKQALETATRSGQVTLNDSKHFTAQIKLADGSIYPQTGLINFSDNRVDPKTGTIRARAIFKNPKGDLLPGQFVRVTVALGKRKNTILIPERAVVQSQADHIVMTLGADNKVVPVPVKLGSVTDGKVIVESGLKVGQKVIVDGLMKVRPGAVVNPSPASSPAAQ is encoded by the coding sequence ATGAACCAGGGTACTAGGTCTTTACCAAACATATTTCGCCTGAGTGCACTTACCACCCTGGTGCTACTTAGCGCCTGTGGAAAAGAAACTGGCCTGACAGCCCCCTCCCCTGCTCCGGTCAGCTTTATCGAGATTAAAGCCAGCGATGTTGCCCTTACTAAAGAGATGGTAGGTGAAACAGCAGGCTATCGTGATGTAGAAGTACGCTCGCGCGTAAATGGTATTCTATTAAAAAGGACCTATGTAGAGGGTGCACAGGTTGCAGCCGGGCAAGTGTTATTTGAAATTGATCCCGAGCCTTACAAAGCAACGCTGGACCAGGCCAAAGGCCAGCTATTGCAAGAAGCATCCAAACTGGAAAAAGCCCGTGCAGACCGCGACCGGATTACGCCGCTTTTCAAAGAAAACGCAGTAAGCCGCAAAGATTATGATGATGCAATGTCAGCATACACCTCGGCTTTAGCCAGCAACCAAACAGCGCAGGCCAGCGTTAAACAAGCTGAGCTTAATCTGGGTTACACCAAAGTCACCGCCCCTTTTTCCGGCACCACCAGCAAACTGGTGCAATCCGAAGGCAGCCTGATCTCGGCCACTGGCGACTCCGGCCGCCTTACCACCATCAGCCAGCTTGATCCGCTTTATGTGAACTTTTCTTATTCCGAGCAAGATAAGCAAGCTCTCGAAACCGCAACACGCAGCGGCCAGGTTACGCTAAACGATTCGAAACACTTCACAGCCCAGATCAAGCTGGCCGATGGCAGTATTTACCCGCAAACCGGCCTGATTAACTTCTCCGATAACCGTGTTGACCCCAAAACCGGCACCATCCGTGCCCGCGCCATTTTCAAAAACCCCAAGGGTGATCTGCTTCCGGGGCAATTTGTCCGTGTCACGGTAGCGCTAGGCAAACGCAAAAACACCATCCTGATCCCTGAGCGCGCCGTGGTTCAGTCGCAGGCAGATCACATTGTGATGACACTGGGCGCTGATAACAAAGTTGTTCCGGTGCCAGTCAAGCTGGGCTCGGTTACAGACGGCAAGGTCATTGTTGAATCAGGGCTGAAAGTGGGGCAAAAAGTGATTGTAGACGGGCTAATGAAAGTTAGACCCGGTGCCGTCGTCAATCCATCCCCCGCCAGCAGCCCGGCTGCTCAATAA
- a CDS encoding TetR/AcrR family transcriptional regulator, whose protein sequence is MVKSKLAGSEAGLDPVICAAKSVFCEMGYRASIEKVAARAGVARQTIYNRFGSKQALFELTIEYFIGEMLAPLAVNEGSVRERLLRFSLSFRARMMTAESVKAHRMLTSEAPRFPELARRHFELCIERTTRQLAAQLETAMQEGQLRRADSMEAATFLFDMLKGYDHLKLLFGGEPPDPAGETAKVNRIVDMFLRAYQA, encoded by the coding sequence ATGGTTAAGAGTAAGCTTGCAGGGAGTGAAGCAGGGCTTGACCCTGTCATTTGTGCGGCTAAGTCCGTTTTTTGTGAAATGGGTTATCGCGCCAGTATTGAGAAAGTTGCGGCACGGGCGGGAGTGGCAAGACAAACTATTTATAATCGTTTCGGTAGTAAACAAGCGCTGTTTGAGTTGACGATTGAATATTTTATTGGCGAAATGCTTGCTCCGCTGGCGGTGAACGAGGGGAGCGTGAGGGAGCGGCTGCTGCGTTTTTCTCTGTCGTTTCGTGCACGAATGATGACAGCAGAGTCTGTTAAAGCACACAGGATGCTTACAAGCGAGGCACCTCGTTTTCCCGAGCTGGCCCGCCGTCATTTCGAGCTTTGTATCGAGCGCACGACCAGGCAATTAGCGGCGCAGTTAGAAACTGCCATGCAGGAAGGGCAGCTTCGCCGGGCTGACTCTATGGAAGCGGCCACATTTCTATTTGATATGTTGAAAGGTTACGATCATCTAAAGTTGTTGTTTGGCGGTGAGCCACCAGACCCGGCGGGTGAGACTGCAAAAGTGAACCGCATTGTGGATATGTTCTTGCGTGCTTATCAGGCGTAA
- a CDS encoding efflux RND transporter periplasmic adaptor subunit yields the protein MLPSLKKSVVLVIGAAAMLAACGKPEGEAAGAAGGGMPPAEVTVVTAQAGSAALTRDLSGRITAVRTAEVRARVDGILEKRLFNEGGEVKAGESLFKIDSRVLEANAATAKAALVKAKSSVLIARQTADRYRQLVGEQGVSRQEFDQAEAQLKQSEAEMAAAEAEVRRSSVDLEYASVQAPISGRIGRALVSEGALLSKSSGTALATIEQINSVYVDFSQSGADLLRLKQLAKVGKLKQASLPVDLLLEDGTPYAHAGKLLFAEQTIDPATGTVTLRAEFPNPDHLLLPGMFATVRVAQGAMDATVRVPQKAIVSSPQGQLVYIVGSDNKVAPVPVKTGGFSGTDWIILSGLKGGERVMIDGIQKVRPGAVVSPVDAAAAKSAPIASAPAKK from the coding sequence ATGCTGCCTTCACTCAAAAAAAGTGTGGTTTTAGTTATTGGAGCGGCAGCCATGCTGGCCGCTTGCGGCAAACCGGAAGGAGAAGCTGCGGGTGCTGCAGGGGGGGGCATGCCGCCAGCAGAAGTCACCGTGGTGACGGCTCAGGCGGGTAGTGCTGCGCTGACCCGTGATCTAAGTGGGCGGATTACGGCAGTACGCACTGCTGAAGTGCGGGCGCGGGTGGATGGTATTTTAGAGAAGCGCTTATTTAACGAAGGTGGTGAAGTTAAAGCGGGTGAGTCTTTATTTAAGATTGATTCGCGTGTGCTTGAAGCCAATGCGGCGACGGCAAAGGCGGCTTTAGTCAAGGCCAAATCCAGTGTGCTGATTGCCCGGCAAACTGCCGATCGCTACCGCCAGCTCGTAGGCGAGCAAGGTGTAAGCCGCCAGGAATTTGATCAGGCCGAAGCGCAGCTCAAGCAAAGCGAGGCAGAAATGGCTGCCGCTGAAGCGGAAGTGCGCCGCAGTAGCGTAGATCTGGAATACGCCAGCGTACAGGCGCCGATTAGTGGCCGTATTGGTCGCGCCCTGGTTTCGGAAGGGGCTTTGCTAAGTAAGAGTTCAGGTACGGCGCTGGCCACTATCGAGCAAATCAATTCGGTGTATGTGGATTTCAGTCAGTCCGGTGCAGATCTCTTACGCCTAAAACAGCTGGCAAAAGTCGGCAAGCTTAAACAAGCCTCGCTGCCGGTTGATTTGCTGCTTGAAGACGGCACGCCTTACGCTCATGCCGGTAAATTACTGTTTGCCGAGCAAACCATTGATCCTGCTACCGGTACGGTGACGTTACGCGCTGAATTTCCAAACCCTGATCATCTATTACTGCCGGGTATGTTTGCTACCGTGCGTGTAGCGCAAGGTGCAATGGATGCCACAGTGCGTGTACCACAAAAAGCCATTGTTTCTTCACCACAGGGGCAGCTTGTTTATATCGTGGGCAGCGACAATAAAGTTGCACCTGTCCCGGTTAAAACTGGCGGTTTTTCGGGTACGGACTGGATCATTCTGAGTGGTTTAAAAGGTGGCGAGCGGGTAATGATCGATGGCATCCAGAAAGTACGCCCCGGCGCTGTAGTGAGCCCGGTTGATGCGGCTGCGGCTAAATCTGCCCCAATTGCTTCTGCCCCTGCAAAAAAATAG